Proteins co-encoded in one Bacillus paramycoides genomic window:
- the metQ gene encoding methionine ABC transporter substrate-binding lipoprotein MetQ has product MKKLLLTALISTSIFGLAACGGKDKDEKKLVVGASNVPHAEILEKAKPLLEKKGIELEVKKFQDYVLPNKSLADKDLDANYFQHIPYLEKEIKDKKYDFEIAGKIHIEPIGVYSQKYKSLKELPDGATIIMSNSVTDHGRGLAILQKEGILKIKDGVDPVSATPKDIADNPKNLKFKTDIEPGLLPQVYNNKEGDAVLINSNYAIDAKLNPEKDAIAIEGDDSPYANVVVVRKGDKDKKAIKELVEVLHSKEIQDFITKEYKGAVLPISE; this is encoded by the coding sequence ATGAAAAAATTATTACTTACAGCACTTATTTCAACTTCAATTTTTGGGTTAGCTGCTTGTGGCGGGAAAGATAAAGATGAAAAGAAATTAGTTGTGGGGGCTTCTAACGTACCGCACGCTGAAATTTTAGAAAAGGCAAAGCCGTTACTTGAGAAAAAAGGAATTGAATTAGAAGTGAAAAAGTTCCAAGATTACGTGTTGCCAAATAAATCGTTAGCGGATAAGGATCTAGATGCAAACTACTTCCAGCATATTCCGTATTTAGAAAAAGAAATTAAAGATAAAAAATATGATTTTGAAATAGCGGGGAAAATTCATATTGAACCAATTGGTGTATACTCTCAAAAATATAAGAGCTTAAAAGAACTTCCAGACGGGGCGACAATTATTATGAGTAATTCCGTTACTGACCATGGACGTGGTTTAGCAATTTTACAAAAAGAAGGCATTTTAAAAATTAAAGACGGAGTAGATCCAGTTAGTGCAACTCCAAAAGATATTGCAGATAATCCGAAAAACTTAAAGTTCAAAACGGATATTGAGCCTGGTTTGTTACCACAGGTGTATAACAATAAAGAAGGCGACGCTGTTTTAATTAACTCAAACTATGCAATTGATGCGAAATTAAACCCAGAAAAAGATGCAATTGCAATTGAAGGTGATGATTCTCCATATGCAAACGTAGTAGTGGTTCGTAAAGGTGATAAAGATAAAAAGGCGATTAAAGAGCTAGTAGAAGTATTGCATTCAAAAGAAATTCAAGACTTTATTACTAAAGAATATAAAGGTGCTGTACTTCCGATAAGTGAATAA
- a CDS encoding methionine ABC transporter permease — protein MDKLLTNVDWNQMLEATGETLYMTAIAALATFVLGLILGLLLFMTAKDNLWENKTVNTAIGAFVNIFRSIPFIILIILLIPFTKILLGTILGASAALPALIIGAAPFYARMVEIALREIDKGVIEASKAMGAKTSTIILKVLIPESLPALVSGITVTTIALVGYTAMAGVVGAGGLGTLAYLEGFQRGNNDVTIVATICVLLVVFFIQWIGDRVTVRIDKR, from the coding sequence ATGGATAAGTTACTCACAAATGTTGATTGGAATCAAATGTTAGAAGCAACTGGTGAAACGTTATATATGACGGCAATCGCTGCTCTTGCCACATTTGTTTTAGGACTAATTTTAGGATTGTTACTCTTTATGACAGCGAAAGATAATTTATGGGAAAACAAGACGGTTAACACAGCGATTGGAGCGTTCGTAAATATATTCCGTTCGATACCGTTTATTATTTTAATCATTTTATTAATCCCATTCACAAAGATCTTGCTTGGAACAATTCTTGGAGCAAGTGCAGCGTTGCCAGCTTTAATTATTGGAGCGGCACCATTTTACGCAAGAATGGTTGAAATTGCACTTCGTGAAATTGATAAAGGTGTAATCGAAGCTTCAAAAGCAATGGGAGCAAAAACAAGCACAATTATTTTGAAAGTGTTAATTCCAGAATCGTTACCGGCATTAGTATCTGGTATTACGGTTACGACAATTGCTTTAGTAGGCTATACAGCAATGGCGGGAGTTGTTGGTGCTGGTGGTCTTGGAACACTTGCATATTTAGAAGGATTCCAACGAGGAAATAACGATGTAACAATCGTTGCGACAATTTGTGTATTACTAGTTGTATTTTTCATTCAGTGGATTGGTGATCGTGTAACGGTTCGAATAGATAAACGATAA
- a CDS encoding methionine ABC transporter ATP-binding protein, translated as MILLENVKKIYKAKSGDVTAVDNANLKIDKGEIFGVIGYSGAGKSSLIRLFNQLEKPTSGQITIANRVISAITGSELRKARQEIGMIFQHFNLLWSRTVRENIEFPLEIAGVDKAKRRKRVDELIHLVGLEGRGDAYPSQLSGGQKQRVGIARALANNPQVLLCDEATSALDPETTDQILDLLLDINKRLGLTIVLITHEMHVIRKICNRVAVMEKGKIVETGPVLDVFRNPQQDITKRFVKQLTDSEDTNETIESLIEKYPDGKVVRLQFIGEAVERPVLQRLMQRSDIEVSILQGNIAQTNDGSYGSLVVHLNGEETAIQQAIEGIHQDQVELEVIAHG; from the coding sequence ATGATTCTATTAGAGAATGTAAAGAAAATATATAAAGCAAAAAGCGGTGATGTCACTGCTGTAGATAACGCCAATTTAAAAATAGACAAAGGTGAAATCTTTGGTGTTATCGGATATAGTGGCGCTGGGAAAAGTTCTTTAATCAGATTGTTCAATCAGTTGGAGAAACCAACTTCTGGCCAAATTACAATTGCAAATCGTGTGATTTCAGCAATTACAGGAAGTGAACTTCGTAAGGCAAGGCAAGAAATCGGAATGATTTTTCAGCATTTCAACTTACTTTGGTCACGAACTGTACGCGAAAATATCGAGTTCCCGCTTGAAATTGCAGGTGTTGACAAGGCGAAGAGAAGAAAACGCGTGGATGAGTTAATTCATCTTGTTGGATTAGAAGGAAGAGGAGATGCGTATCCATCTCAGCTGAGCGGAGGACAAAAGCAACGTGTTGGTATTGCGAGAGCGTTAGCTAACAATCCGCAAGTACTTTTATGTGATGAAGCAACGTCAGCTCTTGATCCAGAAACGACAGATCAAATTTTAGATTTATTATTAGATATTAATAAGCGTCTCGGTTTAACAATTGTACTCATTACACATGAGATGCACGTGATTCGAAAGATTTGTAATCGAGTGGCGGTAATGGAAAAAGGAAAGATTGTAGAAACGGGTCCAGTACTTGATGTATTCCGTAATCCACAGCAAGATATTACAAAACGATTTGTAAAGCAATTAACAGATTCTGAAGATACAAATGAAACGATTGAAAGTTTAATTGAAAAATATCCAGATGGTAAAGTAGTTCGTTTGCAGTTTATCGGTGAAGCTGTAGAAAGACCAGTACTTCAAAGATTAATGCAACGCAGTGATATAGAAGTTAGCATTTTGCAAGGAAATATCGCACAAACGAATGACGGTTCTTACGGTAGTTTAGTTGTTCATTTAAATGGTGAGGAAACAGCGATTCAGCAAGCAATAGAGGGAATACATCAAGATCAAGTAGAGCTGGAGGTGATTGCACATGGATAA